A region of the Epinephelus fuscoguttatus linkage group LG22, E.fuscoguttatus.final_Chr_v1 genome:
CAGATGTTCGCCTTTCTAATGCGAGCCCGACAGTGGAGAGGGTGGACGCGCGGCTGCCGGACAACGTCAGAGCTTCGGTCAGCAGAAATCTTTTCGGCCGACCTGACCCTGAGGAGATACGGAGGTATGTGGATGCGTCGATACAGGAAGATGTGCAGCGTTTCACGGAGATGTATAACTACGACCCGGTGAGCGACAGACCGCTCTCTCCGCGGAGATACGAGTGGCAGGAGGACAGCGACGCGCCGGAGTTTTACCACAGGGCGCCTCACGGGAGCCAGCCGCCACAGGATATCGAGGAGAGGAGTGAGCGGCGGCCGGAGCGAGCACGCAGAGACGGTGGGAGGAAGAGGCGTTCAGGGGACTCAGGTGATTTACTTTGTTCTTACGAGTGCTACGCCGTTTTGTGTTTGAGCTGTGCCGCAATGCAGACGCGCAAAGCAACAGTTGTGTCAAGGGTGCACCCGCAGGCTACACTCGGTATCGATGCATTCTGTAGTATTTAACCTCTTATTATTAACGAGCATGACAGTGTAATGCACGCTCTTTGAAAGCAGCAAACCCGCGCTTATTTTTACACAGcttgcacattttttttcaaactatCCTCGCTTTTAAATTTCTCCAGCATGCCGTGGATGTCAGGTGCCTTTTAAAGTGAACGTGCAGCCTCACACACATCCTGACAACTTTTTTATGTCTGCCAGGTCCCTGCTCCGGCGAGTGTCAGAGTAAAAGGTCGCATACCgacaaagatgatgatgaagaccaGTCGGACGGTGCAGGAAGTCAGGCGGTGCAAGCCGCGGAGGAGAGACCCAGCAGGCCAGAGGGGAACGAGGTCCAGTGAAACCAGTGCCAAGTAAGAAACCATCATATCTCCCATAAAACAATGTGAATGGAAGCTACTATAGAGAGATCTTGgaggtgtgtgtgcttgttgcTGTCCTGCATACGTCACCAGCCGCTCAaacttgcatttattttttttcatcttccaCAACTCCTCCAGCTATGACTGTTcactctgtgcgtgtgtgtacgtgtgtgtgcgtgtctgcaTGAGGGATATCAAAAGAGTgagcaactgtttttttttttttttttttcaattgcaCCATTCAACAGCCACCgtttcctctttttctgtccCGCAGAGCTGGGAGACCTGTTGCTGGTGGTATACTGTAGCCTTTCTCATCATCTGACaggtgggagagagaaaaaTCTAAAAGCAGCCTCATTCTACAGAAGGGAGGAGGAAAGGCTGCACAAGCACTGAATATGTACACTATCAAGTTTTGGCactcatttcatttaaaaaaaaaaaattgcctcaGAAGCAGCAGACAATGTAGCAGTGTGCAAATGGATTTTtgctcatattttttttatctactACCTATGTTTCAGATGTAGCACATAAAACAAAAGCATACTATGCTTTTCATACCTTtctttttgttaaatgttatttGAATAATTGTGTGAATTTGACTCGGGAAGTTGCAGTGCAATTTCCAGCAGagaaatattgttttgttttaaagtggTCATTTGTTGTATCATTATTCAGGTAATTGatgtaagttaaaaaaaaaaaatgcagatttcAAAAAAAGTCAGGGTTGTGTGGAAACAAAAATGTcttcacctttttttaatggctttatTTGTCCCAGTGTTAtatatatcttgtttttttttgaaggCCCAGATGGCCACACTGTAAGTTGGTCCATCTAACTGGGAACAGCCATGACAGGATAAAGTTTACATGCAAATATTGTCTCCTTATTCCccccatttttctttctttttcctctccccttttatcttttttttcttttttctttttttgccaaAGTTTGTGCCTTTTGTTCTGGGGGtgaggggtggggtggggtgggaggGTGGCAAAACTGCTGAGCAATATCCAACCAaatttttaacagtatttgcTAATAATCCTAAGaattagctttttattttttaaattaggtgcatatttttttttagtggcTTTCCGGCCACACAATCCGCCCCTTGTAATAAGTGGTGTAGTCCAGGTTAACATAGAtgtaaaatatgttaaaaaaaaaaatcactgggcTGCTTATTATGCAAATATGTGAATCAAAGatttgtctttgtggtgtggAATTCATGTGGAACATGTAATTGCACTATTGTtaattactctttttttttttttttttttttgtagggcagaaaaacaaagtgacacTGCCTCACTTGGTGTAAAACTTTGAAGTGTACctgtgtgccttttttttttttctaaaacactgaaaaaattaTACTAACTTATTTatgttgtgctttttttgttgtggGTGTATGTACAGCTTCCCAAAGCaacatttttgtaaatatatattttcattattgtttttaagATAAATAAACTGTTGCAAAACTGAGCCTAATAATCGATTTTATatcctgtgtgtctttgtatttttttttctttctctcttttctttcagccTGCGGTTTGATTGATTAAAAGGCAACGCTGGTGTAATAATAAATGCATGTGTTCGCTATTTTTGATTGcaaagcacacaaacactccacccttaacaaacacactttaaagTGATCCGCCCATTTAAACTGGCGGATGGGTCATAGGGATTATTAAGTCTTGAACAAAGGCCTAATAGAGATACAAGCATGTTATTAAAGAGGTGTAATGAGTTCTTTAGTGTGAGGACTGGCAGCAGTGATACGATCAGGATCTATGCGTAACATATCTGCACAAGTAAATAACTTACAGCGAGGTTTTAAAGGTCCACTATgtgcattaaaatgtaaaactaatTCAGCTAGGAGCTTATTTCTCCAGGAACCTGACTCACAAAGCATTTCTACAACAGCCCCCTTGTGTTTCCTACAGCTGTACATGTCATATTGGCTACAATAAAGTGATATAATGCGTGTGGTTGGCCTGAAATCCAGCACACCGTGTACATCCTGAGTGCAGGCACGGCACCAGAGTGCAGACTGTGACTGTGCTCGTCATAGCCCAGCTCTGCCTCCAAAGTTGAAAACAACAAGGGTACgtcctgaggaaaaaaaaaaagttagtagTTACTGGCATTCCCTGGCTCCAAtcacagcagagagaggaaaagcaGACCACTTAGGAGCCAGCCAGTCACAGAGCAGTGGGAGGGAGCCCGGGACAGTACAGGCTGTTCTTTTCATAAAACACACACCACCCAATTAGTTTCATTGGCTGCCTCTTTCCTGTTGATACCAGCGTGTAGGAGTCAAAtacagagtgagtgagagagagagctatTCCTACAATATCTCATACTGGCTGGGACTGCAGTGAGCTCATGGCCTTTTTGTAAACTCTTAGAGAGGATTGCAACACTTTAACTCATTGATGTTCTCTGTTTTTGACATCACACATTTTTTCCTTCTGAACACAGGACATGTCAGATGACAGCATAATGTTAAAATGTATCGGCATGAACTTCAGAAGTGCAAATATGTCCAATCCATCTCAtccatcattttgttttttattacttcCACTTTGAGGAATTTTTCaatcctgtttgtttttgtctctgtctaAATCTGGtccttttgctttgttttgggCACTGCTAAGTAGATTTCAGTTAAATTTGGGGGAAACATTATATTTTCTGAGCTGATTTGGACACAatagcgccaccatgtggcctgCTATAAAGCCCTTGACATTTGCCTCATAACTGATCTGGGAAAGGTACAGGCACAAGTCTTTTTTTCAAGGAAATGTTCATTCAAGAAAGATTCTATATcctgtttgtttacaatgtagctctgctttccggccgaaatatatctcgccagctctagataaagcccagctggatactaacgttactccaggtgaaggtgtctcgtcctcagtcacatccagatcttgaaaataaggctgcaaccgttcccattccttgcaacagaggcattcctcttctgtgggcattggggcacagcattcacaggtacaccaccaatctccagagctaaagccttgtggcagccattcctcctctctcgtcctctaacgttacctgttgtacctctctctctctcctcctcctccgttcatgcgactgtccggttctgccttccagctgttgccaCTTGTTCAGGCATGATATGAGatcactgcttgttctcgcgatatttcggccggaaagcagagctacattgtaaacaaacatggcagcacaccggtaaggtaagacaacacgtttacgtgtcgttttctatatgttccctgacatttatcctaacgatatgaggtggtctttgtgggaaaaaaagcttgtttagtggactaactttgcacttgaaggggttcccgttcacttacgttttaacaggtctgacgctacggctgtatctaggctaacggctaacatgctaactattatctgtatgtcactagtcacttgaaccaaatttaggacgataggagacgggttgaaataaaccgaaatttccctttaatcgATCATTCAAGACAGCCCAACActgtccagagccttcagcatctcagggcgaatctcatccacacctggCGCCTTGCCACTGGGGAGCCTTTTGACTtcctcggcgacttctgccaGGGGTATGGACGAAAGTTCTACTGAGTCTTCAGACTCTGCCTCCTCCACAGAAGGTTCAGGAGTTCCTCAAAGTACGCCTTCCACCACTTGACAATGTCCCCAATCTGGGTCAGTAGGCCTCCTCCCCAGCTGTACACAGCCAGAGACAAGCCCTGCTTTCCTTCCTGAGGCGTCTAATGGTCTGCCAGAACTTCCTTGAGGCCAACCAAAAGTCCTTCTCCATAGCCTCCCAGAACTCCTCTCACACCCATGTTTTTGCAACTGCCGTAGCTGCAGCCCCTCTGGCCAACCGgtacctgtctgctgctgcaggagaccCCAGGGCTCAGAAAGGCCTCcctcttcagcctgacggcctCCCTCACCACCGGTGTCCACTAGCACGTTCACAGGTTGCTGCCACAactgataccgacaatgttttTGTTCAATTACATTTTATTCAGCTTGTAACtgaacttaaaggaatagtttgacattttgggaaaaatgCTTAGTTACTTTTTTCTTGACTGGGCCATAGATTTTCATAAAACTAGATACTGGACGCCAAGTTGGCACCTATTTAATCCAGTGGAGTTGGAATtctagcttccaggtttacttcTGTGGTATACGGCcaactgaatatgtgcagtagtgtttctcctgctggccctgCCAACAAGTTCCTGCTGGGCTCATACACTTTACATTGTAACGACgtcagatatttttaaaatcagttttctGGGCTCCAGGAAAGATTTACAAATTTAAAACCTCCAtgactcaatttttttttttgtagtttgaggtgtcctgtcaacagctctacagatgtctcttttacaatggtgGCCTATGGTGAAAATGCCTTTTGGGCTGCAAAGGATTTTTTCTGCTGCAATATTctaagtggccactgggaaaaattggctGCAAAGCTCAGCGGCTTTCCTGGTGGCCTGGACTGGGCACAGTGACATCCTgcagtctccactggttgccaggcaacctCACGGCAGTGGCAAATAAGTCTATGAGGTCAGTGCTCCCAGTCAAGAAACAGTTCAGGACATAATGGTTTTGCAACATGtaatttttacacaatttttgtcaggatttaaacaaatacaacagtgAATTTTGGAGATATTGACAGGCAGATTTTGTGACCTATGGACAGAGCCAGACTAGTTGCCCCATGTTTGTTCTAAGTGACAGTGTGTTCTGGTTACTGAAATGCCAATTTCCTCTTGATGTTCTTAGGTGTCAGCatcataacaacaaaaacaatacatgaATGAGTGCTCATGCTCTACCACAGATGAGTAATACCACTAACATAACGTTTAAGATGTCATTTTGTTTGGTAGCACCAACGTAAGTTTGTGATGAATTATCTTTCTGAATCTTGTACCACAACAAAGCATAATGTGCACATAAATTCCACCTTGTCAGATTAGGATCAGGCTGTTTGGGCCTGATGGGGCACAGAACATTCAGGTGGGCACATTTACACTGTTAAACTGAATGGCAGATATTTCAGAATTGGATATTTTTgaggttaaagggacagttcagatcctttgaagtggggttgcattaggtacttatccatagtcagtgtattacctacagcagATGGTAGTCGGCACACCCTGACTTTaaaagcaggctggagtctgacacaggAGCTAAGCAAAGTACTGTTGTGGAAagcatattttagccacctaaaaaaaaaatacaagtttaagtgtacactttATTGAGAGTATTTTGACCGCTTTAAATGGACTAACGCTCtacatctatgctctcttcaaacaagcagactccattgagaaaaacagtaattttagcccactgaacacaggagctgctggtctactgctgcctcaatcagttagtttgtgttattgtgtgactttggtgaattcaAACTTACCGATTTCAGTGCCGAAGTCACACAGCAATGCACAAAAGAAGACCTGATCAAGGCAGTGATACAGAActagctcctgtgttctgttATCTTAAATCACCgtttttcttaatggagtctggcattgAAGAACAACTTAAGTTCCCTGTTGGACACTGCTGTCTGATGGAaagataaagcagtgaaaatactttcAGTATCAAGCACACTTGACCTGATATTGGTTGTTTAAGGTGGGACTCTGTTCAGGTTgctaaaatactgtttattgCTGAgtcccatccacagcagtacattgcttagcttccatctcacactgcagcctgcttctccaaactgggggcgtgccaaATGGCATCTATTGTAGGTAATACActactatggataagtacctcatacaaccccatttaaaaaaaaccccaaactatccctttaactcagtgtttaaaaacatgaaaaaacaaatgttgtgCATTCAGTAGAAGTGGGGAATATCATACATTTCCTTTCAGTATCTGTGAAACATCTGCATTACTTCAGGATTTAAGATACATGTGTTGTTTAGATGTGTCTCACACCCTTCGTTCACCCACGCAGGTGCTTTCACTTAGTTTGCCTGATGAGACCTCTTCTCTGTTGGCATGTGCAGGCATGATTGACATCACCCTGAttagtttttttgtctttagtaAGAACTCAGATCACCTGTGTTGATGTGCAGAGCCTTTAAAGGGAGCTTTGTTTGGTGCTGGCAGCCCATTGTGAACCTGCTGTCACACCCTGTAGCGCCTATCTGGGGGATTTTTGCTGTGATACACAAAGTCAAGCTGAAACACTGATATTCTGGCAGGTTATGAGGGTTCCAACAACAGTGTCAGGATGCAGCTTAATTTAGAGAAGGAGAAAACTTTCAGAGAGAAGAGTCGTTTACCCTGCTGGTGCAGGAAGGGAGGCAGTAGTTCTACAGTACGCCGTGATGCAGATATGATGTCACCCCCCTCAGAGAGCCGTGCCAGGCATGACCTCAAAACCACCGCAGATCGAGGGCGTGGGTGTCTCTGTGCTTGTTACCCCAGACTGACCCTGTTCATCATTATACTCCAGCTTGGTGTGAAAAAGAcgctcacacatgcacacaaagccGCAGCCACATGTTGACTTTTACCAGTCTTCCTGTACGTTTCAAGAAGTACGAGTAGTTTAATCATTCCCCGTAC
Encoded here:
- the cdkn1ba gene encoding cyclin-dependent kinase inhibitor 1Ba — encoded protein: MCNKMSDVRLSNASPTVERVDARLPDNVRASVSRNLFGRPDPEEIRRYVDASIQEDVQRFTEMYNYDPVSDRPLSPRRYEWQEDSDAPEFYHRAPHGSQPPQDIEERSERRPERARRDGGRKRRSGDSGPCSGECQSKRSHTDKDDDEDQSDGAGSQAVQAAEERPSRPEGNEVQ